One genomic region from Arthrobacter sp. YN encodes:
- the gnd gene encoding phosphogluconate dehydrogenase (NAD(+)-dependent, decarboxylating) has translation MHIGLIGLGKMGFNMRQRMRNGGIEVTGFDRNPDVTDVASVDELIAALPSPRLVWVMVPSGAITDAVVTELGEKLSPGDLVIDGGNSRFTEDQKHAAALAEKGIRFADCGVSGGVWGLENGYGLMAGGADEDIELAMPVFDALRPEGERADSFVHVGGVGAGHYAKMVHNGIEYGLMQAYAEGYELLAAKDIVKDLPGTFRAWQKGTVVRSWLLDLMVKALDEDPGLASIDDYVEDSGEGRWTVEEAIANAVPAPAITAALFARFASREDNSPAMKMVSALRHQFGGHATRPAN, from the coding sequence GTGCACATCGGTCTGATCGGCCTCGGAAAAATGGGTTTCAACATGCGCCAGCGCATGCGGAACGGCGGCATCGAGGTCACTGGCTTCGACCGCAATCCGGACGTCACTGATGTTGCTTCCGTAGATGAACTCATCGCGGCTCTTCCCAGCCCGCGGCTGGTGTGGGTCATGGTGCCGTCAGGCGCGATCACCGATGCAGTCGTAACTGAACTCGGTGAGAAGCTCAGCCCAGGTGATTTGGTCATCGACGGCGGCAACTCACGATTCACCGAAGACCAGAAGCATGCTGCGGCACTTGCCGAAAAGGGCATCCGTTTTGCCGATTGTGGTGTTTCCGGAGGTGTCTGGGGTCTCGAGAACGGTTACGGCCTGATGGCAGGCGGCGCCGATGAAGACATCGAACTCGCCATGCCGGTATTCGACGCCCTGCGCCCTGAAGGCGAACGCGCCGACAGCTTTGTCCACGTTGGCGGTGTTGGCGCCGGCCACTACGCGAAAATGGTCCACAACGGCATCGAATATGGTCTGATGCAGGCCTACGCCGAAGGCTACGAACTGCTGGCAGCCAAGGACATCGTGAAGGACCTTCCGGGGACTTTCCGGGCTTGGCAAAAGGGAACGGTGGTCCGCTCCTGGCTCCTGGACCTCATGGTGAAAGCGCTGGACGAGGATCCAGGACTGGCCTCGATTGACGATTACGTCGAGGATTCCGGCGAGGGCCGCTGGACCGTGGAGGAAGCGATCGCCAACGCAGTGCCGGCACCAGCCATCACGGCTGCGCTTTTCGCAAGGTTCGCTTCCCGCGAGGACAATTCACCGGCCATGAAGATGGTTTCTGCCCTGCGCCACCAGTTCGGCGGACACGCCACCCGTCCGGCCAACTAG